Proteins encoded within one genomic window of Chlorobaculum sp. MV4-Y:
- the tilS gene encoding tRNA lysidine(34) synthetase TilS, with protein sequence MNKTEKKFLENIHRQTLVANGEAVLLAVSGGPDSMALLYLFAAVAPVLHLRLGVAHCNFMLRGKESDCDEAFVREVCQALRLGCHLRRFDTNAVALSWKKSIEETARLLRYDFFDELCREAGYTRIATGHHSGDNAETLLFNLFRGTSIEGLRGIRVRHGAIIRPLLSFTRREIVVYLEEKRVAWRDDHTNEGIECDRNFIRNRVIPVIEERFAHKLMPSLQRISEHAGELEEFINLHISRLLEAHPGLDLAGGKLHAGTMRQLSMFERKEILKRALKLQRLSVSSNVLNRIAGLLDNQAGRSVSAGAGVEVVLQDGFLRFRQTGDPSDHR encoded by the coding sequence GTGAACAAGACCGAGAAGAAATTTCTTGAAAACATTCATCGCCAGACGCTTGTCGCGAACGGTGAGGCGGTGCTGCTGGCGGTCTCCGGCGGGCCGGACTCGATGGCATTGCTGTATCTGTTCGCGGCGGTCGCACCGGTGTTGCATCTTCGTCTTGGCGTGGCGCACTGCAATTTCATGCTGAGAGGCAAGGAGAGCGACTGCGACGAGGCCTTCGTTCGGGAGGTGTGCCAAGCGCTTCGGTTGGGGTGTCATTTGCGGCGATTCGATACGAACGCTGTTGCCTTATCGTGGAAAAAGTCAATCGAGGAGACCGCCCGCTTGCTGCGCTACGACTTTTTTGACGAGCTTTGCCGTGAAGCCGGGTACACCCGAATTGCCACCGGGCATCACAGTGGCGACAATGCAGAGACCCTGCTTTTCAACCTCTTTCGCGGCACGTCGATTGAAGGGCTGCGGGGAATTCGGGTACGGCACGGCGCAATCATCAGGCCTCTTCTGTCCTTCACCCGACGGGAGATCGTGGTGTATCTCGAAGAAAAACGGGTTGCCTGGAGAGACGATCACACCAACGAAGGGATCGAGTGCGACCGTAATTTTATCCGCAACCGCGTGATCCCGGTGATCGAGGAGCGTTTTGCGCACAAGCTCATGCCGTCGCTGCAACGCATTTCAGAACATGCAGGCGAACTCGAAGAGTTCATCAATCTCCACATCTCGCGCCTGCTCGAAGCGCATCCGGGCCTCGACCTCGCGGGCGGCAAGCTGCATGCCGGCACGATGCGGCAACTCTCGATGTTCGAGCGAAAAGAGATTCTGAAGCGGGCCTTGAAGTTACAGAGGCTTTCGGTGAGCAGCAATGTCTTGAACAGAATTGCGGGGCTGCTCGACAATCAGGCGGGCCGGAGCGTTTCGGCTGGTGCAGGCGTCGAGGTAGTTCTGCAGGACGGATTCCTGCGATTCCGGCAAACCGGCGATCCGTCAGATCACCGGTAA
- the rnhA gene encoding ribonuclease HI → MEKTITLYTDGACSGNPGKGGWGALLMYGTSRKEISGYEPATTNNRMELMAAIKGLEALKEPCRVDLYSDSAYLVNAMNEGWLKRWVKNGWKTAAKKPVENIDLWQEILKLTTLHRVSFHKVKGHSDNPHNNRCDELARLAIKENS, encoded by the coding sequence ATGGAAAAAACCATTACACTCTATACCGACGGTGCGTGCAGTGGCAATCCGGGCAAGGGCGGCTGGGGCGCACTGCTCATGTACGGAACCAGCCGGAAGGAGATTTCGGGATACGAGCCGGCCACGACCAACAACCGCATGGAGCTGATGGCGGCCATCAAGGGACTCGAAGCGCTCAAAGAACCTTGCCGTGTTGATCTTTACAGCGATTCAGCCTATCTCGTCAACGCCATGAACGAGGGTTGGCTGAAACGCTGGGTAAAAAACGGCTGGAAAACCGCGGCGAAGAAGCCGGTGGAGAACATCGACCTCTGGCAGGAAATCCTGAAGTTGACTACATTACACCGCGTCTCCTTTCACAAAGTCAAAGGCCACAGCGACAACCCGCACAACAACCGGTGCGACGAGTTGGCCCGGCTCGCCATCAAGGAAAACTCCTAA
- the rpmB gene encoding 50S ribosomal protein L28: protein MSKVCVLTGKRPKYGNNVSHANNHTRTRFEPNLHTKRIWIEEEKRWVKVRLTAKAMKIMSKTGTAELAKLLK from the coding sequence ATGTCCAAAGTTTGCGTGCTGACCGGAAAAAGGCCGAAATACGGCAATAACGTTTCCCATGCCAATAACCACACCCGCACCCGTTTCGAACCGAACCTGCATACCAAGAGAATCTGGATCGAGGAAGAGAAGCGCTGGGTCAAGGTTCGCCTGACCGCCAAGGCAATGAAGATCATGTCCAAAACCGGCACTGCCGAGTTGGCCAAGCTTCTGAAGTAA